In Alkalimarinus alittae, the DNA window CGTGTGGGGTTAAGCAGGCACTCACTTGTCGTGAGCAAAACACCTTGGCCGTTAGACTCTAAAGCCCCACCTTCTATAACCATATCAATAGCTTCATATTGTAAATCTTCAAATGCTTTAGCCTTCACCAGGCGGCTATTGATTAAGTTGTCTTTGTTAAAACCGAATTTTCCACCCCAAGCATTAAAATTAAAATCGAGTAATTTGGCCGAACCGTTTTCATACACACTAATTGGGCCGTGGTCTCTAGCCCAGGTATCGTCAGACTCAATATGAAAAACCTGCAAGCTGTGATCATTAAAACCACTGAGTGCAGATTCAATCTGTTCGATTTTAGATGCATCAGCGCATGCGATAATAAGAGACTCTCTTTTTAAGATCTCTTTTGCTAGTTGCAGGTAAAGTTGCTCAACTTCTTCAAGCATTAAAACCCAGTCGGTTGCTTTGTGCGGCCAGGTTAATAAAACAGACTGTTGAGGGGCCCACTCGGGCGGAAATACGATGTTAGGGTTGTTCATTTTGCTTCTTTTCTAACGTTGAAGGGTGGAGGACACTATGTATCACGTATTCTCCCTCAAAATAGACAGTAAAGTCAGCATATTTCCACTGATAAATAGCAGGTTTACCCGTAGGACCGCTGATGGTTGTGGGGTTGCCAAAAAAAGACGTAACCGTGTCCATCGACATGCCAACCTTTGGACGGTTAATGTACTTATTCTCTTGAGCTTGTTCAGATACCCCAATCTTAAGAGTGTCAGAAACACTCACCGTTGAAAATAAGCATGCAGACAATGCGCCCGCTACCAGTAGGATAGAATTTTTACGCATGAAACACCTGTAAAATATGATAGAAACGAGTATTAATAGGAGTTTAGAAATATTAAACCGAAACCCCGTCGTTGTAGCCTGATGCAGCGAGTTGTATTCCCCATAGAATAGATCGAAAATAACCGATTGTGTAATTATTTCAAGTCGCTGTAGCGTTAGGGGGGGGCGAGATTACTTTATAAGGGTCACTTTTCGGTCACGACTTTGTTTGCGAATGATATGGCGAGCGATTAATTGTTGGTTAAAACTATCTAGCGCGTAAAACTGAATATGAACGGTGAGTTCGTCTTGTTTGTTTTCAACGTTGATAACCCGTCCTTTTAAAATTAAGCTCGTAAAAGAGGGTATTAATAAGAACTGTATCGCGACAGCACTATTGGTGGCGATAGCTTGGTCAACACTTATGGATATGCCGCCTTCGCTTAAGTTTATATCGCTGAGTTTTGATTCATCAATCGACCGGTTATTAAGCGCTACACCGCGTGCGAGTGCATCCAGTTTAGCGTTGAGGCTTTTTAGATATGAGCCGAGACTTTTATCTTTGTCGGTAATTTGACGAAGAAGGTGATTAGATTCTACATCGAGTTGGTGAAATTCTCGAAGCACAGAGAAAGTAGGCGTTAGGTCAAATTGCGATTCTGCGTCGTCATCAATATGGTTCAGCACTCTAATGTCTACTAATGCACGATCACTCACTCGGTAAAACTGTCGACGCTCAATAGCTGCTTGGTTAGACATAATGTAAATACCAAAATGTTGTTGGCGTTAAATCTTAACGCTGTACTGTTTTCTCATTAATAAAGTTTAACACTTATTTTTGAAAGTAAAGGTCTATTGTTTTCATTATATGTATGTTCTAATTCCGCCATGTTTAGACC includes these proteins:
- a CDS encoding PilZ domain-containing protein; protein product: MSNQAAIERRQFYRVSDRALVDIRVLNHIDDDAESQFDLTPTFSVLREFHQLDVESNHLLRQITDKDKSLGSYLKSLNAKLDALARGVALNNRSIDESKLSDINLSEGGISISVDQAIATNSAVAIQFLLIPSFTSLILKGRVINVENKQDELTVHIQFYALDSFNQQLIARHIIRKQSRDRKVTLIK